Below is a genomic region from Fibrobacter sp..
CCTCGTTTAGCGAGTCTTGTCCCCAAGGGGTCACTATCCCTAACGCAAAAAGGCGAAACCCGACTTGGATTTCGCCTGCTAAAAAGAGAATTCGATTCCTATTCCGAATAAGTCCACTTAACAAGAGTCGTGTCCGCACCGGCCTTGATAAGAATGTCAGTGAACTTCTTTTGAAGATCCGTTTGATTCCAATGACCAAAATTACAATAGTCCAATTCTACCATATCGCTTGATTTTTGATTTACGGAATAACCACGATCAATTAAATCTTGGAAATAAAACAATTGATCTTCTTCCGACAAAAATGTAAGAGCATTACTCATCTGGCTGCATAATTCGTGTAAAATGGAATAATCCCCGTTCACGTTATACCGAACACTATCTATATCGGAAATTAAAGGGAGTAGTTCGTAATACCATTTTCTTGCGACTTGGCTACCAAATTTTCCATCCATTCCATTTGCAATGGTGCGATAAACCGTTTCTCCACTAATTGGATAACCATTGTTCATTGCGTATCGGACAAGGTTTGTATCACCAGCCCACATAGCTTCTGTCGTAAATCCATTGCCAAGATTCCTGGCCACAGAATCCATACCATTATCTATTAGATAATAGATAATGGAATCCGCGTCAGTTGTCCAAATCAAATCTAAAATGACAATTTGGTCTGCATGGGCGTTTGTGTCATATAGGCTCATATCTAATGAAGCACAATTCTCTATACTTTTTTTTAATTCAGTTAAATTAGAATCTTGAATAGCCCTCCACAAGGAGGAATCTTTGACAAATTCATCACAATTCTCATTCAATTGCAATGGATACTGCTTTTCGTTGTTTGCACTTGAGGAATCATCGGAACATGCGGTAAATAAGGCTATCAAACCAAATAAAAGAATGAACTTTTTCATTTGCAACTTCCAATTTTCGTGAATTGATCGTAATCAATTTTTTTGAGTTTGCCTATCCTTCAAATAATTTTAGGGACAAGAATTCTTTCTCTTTTCTATGACGAATGGATGGGACTAGTTCCGTGAGAATCAAATCATTTACACAGACTTTTCCTGAATCAATTAGTGAGTCTAAATGCGTGGAATTGATTCCGTTGTGAAAATAATCTATCCATACAGAAGTATCGACAAGAACCATTAAATTCGTCCTCGCATAGAATCCATATCAATGTCGAGGTCGACTTTCCCTTTAAACTTTTTTAATCCTGCGATGGATTTTGTTTTCAGCAGATTTTCCAAAGCGAAAACAACCACATCATCTTTTGATGTGATTTTGGTAACGACCATAGCTTCTTCAAGAAGTCTCTCGGGAATTTCTAGAGTGGCAACCATAAGTACCTCGCTTTCTTTCGCTTTAATATACATATATAGGACACAAAAGTCAAATGACGAAGGTTTGGCTTTCACGGACAAATCAAAAAAGGCAGGCTCTTTCGAGTCTGCCTTTTTAATGCTAGATCCTTCGACTTCGTGCTTACGCACTTCGCTCAGGATGACACCTTCGGGGTCAATTAGCGAACAACCTTGCGGTCGTCTTCGGTCATTTCCAGGAACTGAGCGACGGTCATCTGACCCTTGTCACCTTCCTTACGCTTGTTGACGGAAACCTTGCCTTCGGCCATTTCCTTCTCGCCAACGATGATCTTGTACGGAACCTTCTGGAGTTCGCACTGACGGAACTTGTAGCCAAGCTTTTCGTTGGATTCGTCGATGTCGCAGCGGACGCCGGCGTTCACCAGTTCGCGTTCCACCTTGTGGGCGTATTCAGCGAACTTTTCGGAGATGGGGAGGACGCGTGCCTGGACCGGAGCCAACCACAGCGGGAAATCGCCCATGAATTCTTCAATAAGAATACCGAGGAAGCGTTCGATGGAACCCACGGCTGCGCGGTGCAGCATAACGGGGATGTGCTTCTGGTTGTCCTTACCCACATATTCAGCACCAAGGCGCTGGGGCAGGTTGAAGTCCACCTGGATGGTACCGCACTGCCAATCACGGCCGAGGGAATCCTTCAGGGTGAATTCAAGCTTCGGGCCGTAGAAGGCGCCTTCGCCCGGGTTCAAGATGTAGTCGAGGCCAGCAAGCTTTGTGGCTTCTTCGAGAGCGGCTTCAGCCTTGTCCCAAAGTTCGTCGGAACCCACGCGGCGTTCCGGACGGGTGGAGAACTTCACCACGATGGAATCGAAACCGAAGTCGTGGTAGATTTCCTTGACGAGAGCGCAGAAGTCAGCCACTTCGGAAGCGATCTGTTCTTCGGTACAGAAGATATGAGCGTCATCCTGCACGAAGCCGCGGACACGCATCAAACCGTGCATGGTACCGGCAGGTTCGTAACGGTGGCACTTACCGAATTCAGCAAGACGCATCGGAAGATCACGCCAGCTACGGAGGCCGGTGTTGAAGATCTGAATGTGGCAGGGGCAGTTCATGGGCTTCACAGCCATTTCAACGTCGCCAGCCATGGTCTTGAACATGTTTTCGTTGTACTTGTCGGCGTGACCGGACTTGATCCACAAAGTCTTGTTCACGATTTCCGGAGTAATCACTTCCAGGTAGCCACGACGGTCGATCTTACCACGGATGTAGTCCTTGAGGGCGTTCACCATCTTGGTGCCGTTGGGGTGCCAGAACACCATGCCAGGAGAATGGTCTTCGATGTGGTACAGATCCATTTCCTTACCGATGCGGCGGTGGTCGCGCTTTTCAGCTTCTTCAAGGAACTTCAAATAGGTTTCCAGGCCTTCCTTGTCGGCAAAGCAGGTGC
It encodes:
- a CDS encoding type II toxin-antitoxin system VapB family antitoxin; protein product: MRKHEVEGSSIKKADSKEPAFFDLSVKAKPSSFDFCVLYMYIKAKESEVLMVATLEIPERLLEEAMVVTKITSKDDVVVFALENLLKTKSIAGLKKFKGKVDLDIDMDSMRGRI
- the thrS gene encoding threonine--tRNA ligase — translated: MCGNAQRALAREGADGTLSFYANGEPGKNWEDLCAGPHVPSTGKLKSFKLLSLAGAYWHGDQNSDQLTRVYGTCFADKEGLETYLKFLEEAEKRDHRRIGKEMDLYHIEDHSPGMVFWHPNGTKMVNALKDYIRGKIDRRGYLEVITPEIVNKTLWIKSGHADKYNENMFKTMAGDVEMAVKPMNCPCHIQIFNTGLRSWRDLPMRLAEFGKCHRYEPAGTMHGLMRVRGFVQDDAHIFCTEEQIASEVADFCALVKEIYHDFGFDSIVVKFSTRPERRVGSDELWDKAEAALEEATKLAGLDYILNPGEGAFYGPKLEFTLKDSLGRDWQCGTIQVDFNLPQRLGAEYVGKDNQKHIPVMLHRAAVGSIERFLGILIEEFMGDFPLWLAPVQARVLPISEKFAEYAHKVERELVNAGVRCDIDESNEKLGYKFRQCELQKVPYKIIVGEKEMAEGKVSVNKRKEGDKGQMTVAQFLEMTEDDRKVVR